The proteins below are encoded in one region of Oryzias melastigma strain HK-1 linkage group LG9, ASM292280v2, whole genome shotgun sequence:
- the pias2 gene encoding E3 SUMO-protein ligase PIAS2 isoform X2 codes for MSMFRDPKRNDRRASMTSEGRRYVVQHVTGSRKWRLWTGSFRKHPSTVDVLDQVWRPAEINMNLQQPAPLIPPVHPDVEMKPLPFYDVLDVLIKPSSLGVSAAQRYHQEKYFIFALTPQQVREVCISRDFLPGGRRDYLVQIQLRFCLSETSCPQEDNYPNGLCIKVNGKLFPLPGFAPPTKTGVEQKRPGRPLNITSLVRLSSAVPNQISVTWAPEIGKTYSMSVYLVRQLTSPLLLQRLKMKGIRNPDHSRALIKEKLTADPDSEVATTSLRVSLMCPLGKMRLTVPCRAVTCSHLQCFDAALYLQMNEKKPSWICPVCDKKAAYENLIIDGLFLEILNDCSDVDEIKFLEGGTWCPMRPKKEALKVPSQPAAKADSFTPVRQPSVVAPPAEPSSTKKADVIDLTLESSSSSDEDSDPPLKKQCVFISKNGEMHAKGVLAYQPTVRMPNVPTLDAPSYLSSTLTDYAVPYHPSALATIPADMQSLDLFSLIQADSQHYRPQMFLGNLTESVQSSTVSASSSASSSLYSSIHADGSIHEARVIAGGGGGGGVNSSMSDVISLD; via the exons ATGTCCATGTTCAGAGACCCAAAACGAAATGACAGGCGAGCGAGCATGACGTCAGAAGGACGTCGTTACGTCGTGCAGCATGTGACAGGAAGTCGAAAATGGCGGCTGTGGACGGGGAGTTTTAG GAAGCACCCCAGTACCGTGGACGTTTTGGATCAAGTGTGGCGCCCCGCAGAGATCAACATGAACCTACAACAACCCGCTCCCCTCATTCCGCCCGTCCACCCGGATGTGGAGATGAAACCTCTCCCCTTCTACGACGTTCTGGACGTCCTCATCAAGCCCTCCAGTCTGG GAGTAAGTGCTGCACAGAGGTACCACCAGGAGAAATACTTCATCTTTGCACTGACGCCGCAGCAGGTCCGGGAGGTTTGCATATCCAG GGACTTCTTACCTGGAGGCAGGAGGGACTACTTAGTTCAGATCCAGCTGAG GTTCTGCCTGTCGGAGACCAGCTGTCCTCAGGAGGACAACTACCCTAACGGTCTGTGCATCAAGGTCAACGGAAAGCTGTTTCCTCTGCCT GGTTTTGCCCCACCCACAAAGACTGGCGTGGAGCAGAAGAGACCGGGACGTCCTCTGAACATCACGTCCCTCGTCAGACTGTCCTCCGCAGTGCCCAACCAGATCTCAGTGACGTGGGCGCCTGAAATCGGAAAG ACCTATTCCATGTCTGTGTACCTGGTGAGGCAGCTGACTTCACCCCTCCTGCTGCAGAGGCTGAAGATGAAGGGCATCAGGAACCCGGACCACTCCAGAGCTCTGA TCAAAGAGAAGCTGACAGCAGATCCTGACAGCGAGGTCGCCACCACCAGTCTGCGGGTGTCCCTCATGTGTCCA CTGGGGAAGATGCGTCTGACGGTGCCGTGCAGGGCGGTGACGTGCTCCCACCTGCAGTGCTTTGACGCTGCCCTCTACCTGCAGATGAATGAGAAGAAGCCCTCCTGGATCTGTCCTGTCTGTGACAAGAAGGCTGCGTACGAGAACCTCATCATCGACGG CTTGTTCCTGGAGATCCTGAACGACTGCTCAGACGTGGACGAGATCAAGTTCCTGGAGGGGGGAACCTGGTGCCCCATGAGGCCAAAAAAAGAGGCGCTGAAGGTTCCCTCCCAGCCGGCTGCAAAAGCAGACT CCTTCACTCCTGTGCGGCAGCCGTCGGTGGTGGCCCCCCCTGCAGAGCCCAGCTCCACCAAGAAGGCCGACGTGATCGACCTGACTCTGGAGAGCTCGTCCTCCTCCGACGAGGACTCGGACCCGCCTCTGAAGAAGCAGTGCGTCTTCATCTCCAAGAACGGCGAGATGCACGCCAAAGG GGTGTTGGCGTACCAGCCCACCGTGCGCATGCCCAACGTGCCGACCCTGGACGCGCCCTCGTACCTCAGCTCCACCCTGACTGACTATGCGGTGCCTTACCACCCGTCGGCTCTGGCCACCATCCCCGCAGACATGCAGA GtctggatttgttttctttaattcaagCAGACTCCCAG CATTACCGGCCGCAGATGTTCCTGGGTAACCTGACGGAGAGCGTGCAGAGCTCCACCGTCTCCGCCagcagctccgcctccagcagTCTATACAGCAGCATCCACGCCGACGGCTCCATCCACGAGGCTCGGGTCATCGCAGGCGGAGGAGGGGGTGGAGGAGTGAACAGCAGCATGTCGGATGTCATCTCCCTGGACTGA
- the ydjc gene encoding carbohydrate deacetylase isoform X1 produces MRRCLHVTPPPQLISAAAGSSLYLNRMSEKRALQDMEEQETRRMPQPRLLLVITGDDFGYCPRRNQGIVDCFLAGGISNVSLLVNAAAAKEAADLAKRHQIPIGLHANLSEGTPVCQMLQKSSSLTDQRGFFHGKMGFRQSLESGQLCMKQVEMELRAQVKRFVELTGHLPDHMDGHQHVHVLPEVRDVFAQVMSDHRIRFTRVPVEPGLHSCQWLPEHLHSFYCQVEKDALDSMAVFRQNGIRWPDAYLGLTTMGQNMSVPHLQRALRLALAAGQMGGTPGGACVTAELMVHPGYPSHPQEGGCGDGPDDFSQSPERQHELSVLKEPSVAALLSQEKVQVCAFKDL; encoded by the exons ATGAGAAGGTGTTTGCacgtgaccccgccccctcagcTTATCTCAGCAGCTGCTGGCTCCTCCCTCTACCTGAACAGGATGAGCGAGAAGCGAGCGCTGCAGGACATGGAGGAGCAG GAAACCAGGAGAATGCCACAGCCGCGGTTGTTGCTGGTGATCACCGGCGATGATTTTGGCTATTGTCCCCGGAGGAACCAGGGGATTGTTGACTGCTTTCTGGCAGGAGGCATCTCCAATGTGTCTCTCCTAGTGAACGCTGCAGCAGCTAAAGAGGCTGCAGATCTAGCTAAAAG ACATCAGATTCCTATTGGTCTCCATGCCAACCTCTCTGAGGGCACTCCAGTGTGTCAGATGCTCCAGAAGTCCTCCAGCCtcactgaccagagaggcttCTTTCACGGGAAAATGGGCTTCCGTCAGTCCTTGGAGAGTGGTCAGCTCTGCATGAAGCAG GTGGAGATGGAGTTAAGGGCCCAGGTGAAACGCTTCGTGGAACTCACAGGTCATCTGCCTGATCATATGGACGGACACCAACATGTTCACGTGCTACCAG AGGTCCGTGATGTCTTCGCTCAGGTGATGTCAGACCATAGGATTCGGTTCACTCGTGTTCCAGTAGAACCGGGTTTGCACAGCTGCCAATGGCTCCCTGAGCACCTGCACTCCTTCTACTGCCAGGTGGAGAAGGACGCCCTGGACTCCATGGCCGTCTTCAGACAGAATGGGATCAG GTGGCCTGATGCGTACCTTGGGCTGACCACCATGGGTCAAAACATGTCCGTCCCCCACCTGCAGAGGGCGCTGCGGCTCGCCTTGGCTGCAGGGCAGATGGGTGGAACGCCCGGTGGGGCGTGTGTCACAGCTGAGCTCATGGTCCACCCAGGTTACCCAAGTCATCCGCAGGAGGGCGGCTGCGGGGACGGACCTGACGACTTCTCCCAGTCACCTGAGCGACAGCATGAACTGAGCGTGCTCAAAGAGCCGTCTGTGGCAGCGCTCTTAAGCCAGGAGAAGGTTCAAGTGTGCGCTTTTAAAGACCTTTGA
- the pias2 gene encoding E3 SUMO-protein ligase PIAS2 isoform X1, giving the protein MSMFRDPKRNDRRASMTSEGRRYVVQHVTGSRKWRLWTGSFSRKHPSTVDVLDQVWRPAEINMNLQQPAPLIPPVHPDVEMKPLPFYDVLDVLIKPSSLGVSAAQRYHQEKYFIFALTPQQVREVCISRDFLPGGRRDYLVQIQLRFCLSETSCPQEDNYPNGLCIKVNGKLFPLPGFAPPTKTGVEQKRPGRPLNITSLVRLSSAVPNQISVTWAPEIGKTYSMSVYLVRQLTSPLLLQRLKMKGIRNPDHSRALIKEKLTADPDSEVATTSLRVSLMCPLGKMRLTVPCRAVTCSHLQCFDAALYLQMNEKKPSWICPVCDKKAAYENLIIDGLFLEILNDCSDVDEIKFLEGGTWCPMRPKKEALKVPSQPAAKADSFTPVRQPSVVAPPAEPSSTKKADVIDLTLESSSSSDEDSDPPLKKQCVFISKNGEMHAKGVLAYQPTVRMPNVPTLDAPSYLSSTLTDYAVPYHPSALATIPADMQSLDLFSLIQADSQHYRPQMFLGNLTESVQSSTVSASSSASSSLYSSIHADGSIHEARVIAGGGGGGGVNSSMSDVISLD; this is encoded by the exons ATGTCCATGTTCAGAGACCCAAAACGAAATGACAGGCGAGCGAGCATGACGTCAGAAGGACGTCGTTACGTCGTGCAGCATGTGACAGGAAGTCGAAAATGGCGGCTGTGGACGGGGAGTTTTAG CAGGAAGCACCCCAGTACCGTGGACGTTTTGGATCAAGTGTGGCGCCCCGCAGAGATCAACATGAACCTACAACAACCCGCTCCCCTCATTCCGCCCGTCCACCCGGATGTGGAGATGAAACCTCTCCCCTTCTACGACGTTCTGGACGTCCTCATCAAGCCCTCCAGTCTGG GAGTAAGTGCTGCACAGAGGTACCACCAGGAGAAATACTTCATCTTTGCACTGACGCCGCAGCAGGTCCGGGAGGTTTGCATATCCAG GGACTTCTTACCTGGAGGCAGGAGGGACTACTTAGTTCAGATCCAGCTGAG GTTCTGCCTGTCGGAGACCAGCTGTCCTCAGGAGGACAACTACCCTAACGGTCTGTGCATCAAGGTCAACGGAAAGCTGTTTCCTCTGCCT GGTTTTGCCCCACCCACAAAGACTGGCGTGGAGCAGAAGAGACCGGGACGTCCTCTGAACATCACGTCCCTCGTCAGACTGTCCTCCGCAGTGCCCAACCAGATCTCAGTGACGTGGGCGCCTGAAATCGGAAAG ACCTATTCCATGTCTGTGTACCTGGTGAGGCAGCTGACTTCACCCCTCCTGCTGCAGAGGCTGAAGATGAAGGGCATCAGGAACCCGGACCACTCCAGAGCTCTGA TCAAAGAGAAGCTGACAGCAGATCCTGACAGCGAGGTCGCCACCACCAGTCTGCGGGTGTCCCTCATGTGTCCA CTGGGGAAGATGCGTCTGACGGTGCCGTGCAGGGCGGTGACGTGCTCCCACCTGCAGTGCTTTGACGCTGCCCTCTACCTGCAGATGAATGAGAAGAAGCCCTCCTGGATCTGTCCTGTCTGTGACAAGAAGGCTGCGTACGAGAACCTCATCATCGACGG CTTGTTCCTGGAGATCCTGAACGACTGCTCAGACGTGGACGAGATCAAGTTCCTGGAGGGGGGAACCTGGTGCCCCATGAGGCCAAAAAAAGAGGCGCTGAAGGTTCCCTCCCAGCCGGCTGCAAAAGCAGACT CCTTCACTCCTGTGCGGCAGCCGTCGGTGGTGGCCCCCCCTGCAGAGCCCAGCTCCACCAAGAAGGCCGACGTGATCGACCTGACTCTGGAGAGCTCGTCCTCCTCCGACGAGGACTCGGACCCGCCTCTGAAGAAGCAGTGCGTCTTCATCTCCAAGAACGGCGAGATGCACGCCAAAGG GGTGTTGGCGTACCAGCCCACCGTGCGCATGCCCAACGTGCCGACCCTGGACGCGCCCTCGTACCTCAGCTCCACCCTGACTGACTATGCGGTGCCTTACCACCCGTCGGCTCTGGCCACCATCCCCGCAGACATGCAGA GtctggatttgttttctttaattcaagCAGACTCCCAG CATTACCGGCCGCAGATGTTCCTGGGTAACCTGACGGAGAGCGTGCAGAGCTCCACCGTCTCCGCCagcagctccgcctccagcagTCTATACAGCAGCATCCACGCCGACGGCTCCATCCACGAGGCTCGGGTCATCGCAGGCGGAGGAGGGGGTGGAGGAGTGAACAGCAGCATGTCGGATGTCATCTCCCTGGACTGA
- the ak6 gene encoding adenylate kinase isoenzyme 6 → MVKRPNILLTGTPGVGKTTLGKELSSRTGLTFVNVGDLAQEGQLYDGFDEDYQCPILDEDRVVDELEDKMEEGGVIVEYHGCDLFPERWFHIVFVLRTDNTQLYNRLEARGYTGKKLQDNVQCEIFQTILEEAMEAYSEDIVHQLPSNSPDDLERNLEQMSQWVEQWIKEHN, encoded by the exons gGACCCCCGGTGTGGGGAAAACCACCCTCGGGAAGGAGCTCTCCAGTCGGACTGGACTGACCTTTGTGAACGTGGGGGACCTGGCACAGGAAG GACAGCTGTACGACGGCTTCGATGAAGACTACCAATGCCCCATCCTGGATGAGGACCGG GTGGTGGATGAGCTGGAGGATAAGATGGAGGAGGGGGGAGTGATCGTGGAGTACCATGGCTGTGACCTGTTTCCTGAGCGCTGGTTCCACATCGTCTTTGTCCTGCGGACGGACAACACCCAGCTGTACAATCGCCTGGAAGCCAG GGGTTACACGGGGAAGAAGCTGCAGGACAACGTGCAGTGTGAGATCTTCCAGACCATCTTGGAGGAGGCCATGGAGGCGTACAGCGAGGACATCGTCCACCAGCTTCCCAGCAACAGTCCGGACGACCTGGAGAGGAACCTGGAGCAGATGAGCCAGTGGGTGGAGCAGTGGATCAAAGAGCATAACTAG
- the ube2l3b gene encoding ubiquitin-conjugating enzyme E2 L3b, which produces MAASRRLAKELEEIRRSGMKNFRNIQVEESNLLSWQGLIVPDNPPYDKGAFRIEIIFPTEYPFKPPKITFKTKIYHPNIDEKGQVCLPVISAENWKPATKTDQVIQSLIALVNDPQPEHPLRADLAEEYSKDRKKFLKNAEEFTKKHGEKRPLD; this is translated from the exons ATGGCGGCGAGCAGGAGGCTGGCCAAG GAACTGGAGGAGATCCGCAGGTCTGGGATGAAGAACTTCAGGAACATCCAGGTGGAGGAATCCAACCTGCTGTCATGGCAAGGTCTCATCGTTCCT GACAATCCACCCTATGACAAAGGTGCGTTTAGGATTGAGATCATTTTCCCCACCGAGTACCCCTTTAAGCCCCCTAAAATCACCTTCAAGACCAAGATCTACCACCCCAACATTGACGAGAAGGGCCAAGTGTGCCTCCCTGTGATCAGTGCAGAGAACTGGAAGCCAGCCACCAAAACTGACCAAG TGATCCAGTCCCTCATCGCTCTGGTCAACGACCCGCAGCCCGAGCACCCTCTGAGGGCCGACCTGGCAGAAGAATACTCAAAGGACCGTAAGAAGTTCTTGAAGAATGCCGAGGAGTTTACAAAGAAACACGGCGAGAAGCGGCCACTGGACTGA
- the ydjc gene encoding carbohydrate deacetylase isoform X2 translates to MPQPRLLLVITGDDFGYCPRRNQGIVDCFLAGGISNVSLLVNAAAAKEAADLAKRHQIPIGLHANLSEGTPVCQMLQKSSSLTDQRGFFHGKMGFRQSLESGQLCMKQVEMELRAQVKRFVELTGHLPDHMDGHQHVHVLPEVRDVFAQVMSDHRIRFTRVPVEPGLHSCQWLPEHLHSFYCQVEKDALDSMAVFRQNGIRWPDAYLGLTTMGQNMSVPHLQRALRLALAAGQMGGTPGGACVTAELMVHPGYPSHPQEGGCGDGPDDFSQSPERQHELSVLKEPSVAALLSQEKVQVCAFKDL, encoded by the exons ATGCCACAGCCGCGGTTGTTGCTGGTGATCACCGGCGATGATTTTGGCTATTGTCCCCGGAGGAACCAGGGGATTGTTGACTGCTTTCTGGCAGGAGGCATCTCCAATGTGTCTCTCCTAGTGAACGCTGCAGCAGCTAAAGAGGCTGCAGATCTAGCTAAAAG ACATCAGATTCCTATTGGTCTCCATGCCAACCTCTCTGAGGGCACTCCAGTGTGTCAGATGCTCCAGAAGTCCTCCAGCCtcactgaccagagaggcttCTTTCACGGGAAAATGGGCTTCCGTCAGTCCTTGGAGAGTGGTCAGCTCTGCATGAAGCAG GTGGAGATGGAGTTAAGGGCCCAGGTGAAACGCTTCGTGGAACTCACAGGTCATCTGCCTGATCATATGGACGGACACCAACATGTTCACGTGCTACCAG AGGTCCGTGATGTCTTCGCTCAGGTGATGTCAGACCATAGGATTCGGTTCACTCGTGTTCCAGTAGAACCGGGTTTGCACAGCTGCCAATGGCTCCCTGAGCACCTGCACTCCTTCTACTGCCAGGTGGAGAAGGACGCCCTGGACTCCATGGCCGTCTTCAGACAGAATGGGATCAG GTGGCCTGATGCGTACCTTGGGCTGACCACCATGGGTCAAAACATGTCCGTCCCCCACCTGCAGAGGGCGCTGCGGCTCGCCTTGGCTGCAGGGCAGATGGGTGGAACGCCCGGTGGGGCGTGTGTCACAGCTGAGCTCATGGTCCACCCAGGTTACCCAAGTCATCCGCAGGAGGGCGGCTGCGGGGACGGACCTGACGACTTCTCCCAGTCACCTGAGCGACAGCATGAACTGAGCGTGCTCAAAGAGCCGTCTGTGGCAGCGCTCTTAAGCCAGGAGAAGGTTCAAGTGTGCGCTTTTAAAGACCTTTGA